The following are encoded together in the Penicillium digitatum chromosome 3, complete sequence genome:
- a CDS encoding RNA polymerase Rpb1 C-terminal repeat domain protein, with protein sequence MATRNKKAKANDKNGKAATKKVKKSKSPEITETQTTTTTPAPGSLALTAQEREQVKDKPAVDNTDVEVKTSLPVSAYQVFDDEITPQDISNPVAEQEPPVFDTDTTPQDISNPIAEQEQSVLDNPVSAHQVFGDETTTQEVPAPVADPQSPIVDHPISADEVLDDETPSQDIQDSVVDQSSPVGDKPVDEESLLDEPSSTQPPIIDSEVIEPPEILNQPLIGSEIKEPPVEEESVLQPTIEDPEVKEPLEDHTKQDKSNQVDCFEEKTIVSSPPADPFSPGAACVPLPSPSLTEARYMSSPSQDNQLYYPGPSAYSPYASPVPRSAPVPYASSVPHVASPVPYSPPNAYSSPVPYASPALYAPVPYTGSQVPYTSSTPCAGSPVPYSLPGPYAGYPAPYTSPVAHTASPVPKVSSPLAHSHYPKMSPNISPTTTPPPQNPPAAPMAPPEAPSIAPSGPHALQSPVMSSTGMVPPFGHYSPHHQSEAHYVNRSYSIPDSSYQASYQALQNLSMGNSYPLENGSPPENNSEDIELLQRIQSAIPDINRLLHGFRSTHNKLSNREAEMKHLGSQHDQALMHKDYYIEALQAQMKKTANESAEEDAKLKHTISELRLELGDLQEKQRDLEDGLAAQQRSNEELSETKVGLEGKIDQLDESIKESKEAHEKDLETLREEHEKALVAQKEELTELFEEIKAEDEKTAAETLETRERELRSEHEASQNEWEKVKAQLQESFEAQCTELEAIKTEVASQITALESKETELQARLTELTSTREELAAKLTELEETQQKNTRETEKLRQGHAGELDSLRQSSDEQLAAAVKELADKIASLEAHFNEKEQHWTTERAALEEQLSEKSGELSSAEREKERLEGDNILKEKHLQRAVDGMRMTIDNLGSDCDRLRKTLSSLGEATDLRSTKGDQFFFDCFTELSQLIQNISKEHFGYLPIDPPKDILSKIPSELPPFLDNTPTSRELRCAYIQHIISKTLTFRVFQPFLFTLGRRYDKADTFFQMLSMDIRRKSVRREAFWRQQTLKAAYTTSDAKQSINVAAAVIVDEIIDHIKHFADPKHLDSLLVGVRKIVKLAAETWRHARVERELVLANFPAPDAESISNEDWLEYAANKDQKHTPSNEPTRHVVLRTFPRITREAAHEDFASDEEKATPCVYSQGIVLYSDSPVIMGQLQELGKKSNDSLITDSPLKTPSGAKGIEKLAPIDVSSPKVMTVRSAPTSPGTKGQFVRV encoded by the exons ATGGCCACGAGAAACAAGAAGGCTAAGGCCAACGACAAGAATGGCAAGGCAGCCACCAAGAAGGTTAAGAAGAGCAAGAGCCCAGAGATCACAGAGACTCAGACAACTACAACTACTCCTGCTCCTGGAAGTCTCGCACTCACAGCGCAAGAACGAGAGCAAGTAAAAGACAAGCCTGCTGTTGATAATACAGATGTCGAAGTAAAGACATCACTTCCTGTATCAGCATACCAGGTATTTGACGACGAGATTACACCTCAGGATATATCCAACCCTGTTGCCGAGCAAGAACCACCTGTATTCGACACCGATACTACACCTCAAGATATCTCCAACCCTATTGCAGAACAAGAACAATCTGTACTCGACAATCCTGTATCAGCACACCAGGTGTTTGGCGACGAGACTACAACCCAAGAGGTCCCCGCCCCTGTTGCGGATCCGCAATCGCCTATTGTCGACCACCCCATATCAGCAGACGAGGTGCTCGACGACGAAACTCCATCCCAAGACATCCAAGACTCTGTGGTGGATCAATCATCACCTGTAGGTGACAAGCCTGTCGACGAAGAATCACTATTGGACGAGCCAAGCTCGACTCAGCCCCCCATTATAGACTCTGAAGTCATAGAGCCACCAGAAATCTTGAATCAACCTCTCATCGGATCCGAAATCAAAGAGCCGCccgtggaagaagagagtgTGCTTCAGCCTACCATTGAAGACCCAGAAGTAAAGGAGCCCTTGGAAGACCATACCAAGCAAGACAAATCCAATCAAGTCGATTGCTTTGAAGAGAAGACTATAGTCTCATCACCGCCGGCTGACCCATTTTCCCCTGGGGCGGCCTGTGTACCCTTGCCTTCACCATCTTTGACTGAAGCACGGTATATGTCAAGTCCCTCTCAGGACAACCAGCTTTATTATCCTGGACCATCAGCATACTCCCCATACGCTTCACCCGTCCCCCGCTCTGCGCCAGTACCTTACGCTTCATCGGTGCCACACGTTGCGTCCCCGGTGCCGTACAGTCCGCCTAACGCCTACTCCTCTCCGGTACCCTACGCATCACCTGCGCTTTACGCCCCAGTGCCCTACACTGGTTCCCAGGTGCCTTACACTTCATCTACACCGTGCGCTGGCTCTCCAGTGCCTTACAGCTTGCCGGGACCGTACGCTGGTTATCCGGCGCCCTACACCTCACCAGTAGCTCATACTGCCTCACCGGTGCCCAAAGTCAGCAGCCCACTTGCCCATTCCCATTACCCTAAAATGTCTCCAAATATTTCACCAACTACAACTCCCCCACCTCAGAATCCACCGGCGGCTCCGATGGCTCCTCCAGAAGCGCCTTCTATAGCCCCAAGTGGACCGCATGCCCTCCAATCTCCCGTCATGAGTTCCACCGGAATGGTACCTCCTTTTGGGCATTATTCACCTCATCACCAATCGGAGGCCCATTATGTGAACCGGAGCTACAGTATCCCAGATTCATCATATCAAGCATCATACCAGGCTCTTCAAAACCTGTCCATGGGCAATAGCTATCCTCTTGAGAATGGGTCTCCCCCAGAGAACAATAGTGAGGACATAGAGCTTCTTCAACGCATCCAGTCAGCAATTCCGGACATCAACCGTCTTCTTCATGGGTTTCGTAGCACCCATAACAAGCTCTCAAACCGGGAGGCTGAGATGAAGCACCTTGGAAGTCAGCATGACCAAGCTCTAATGCACAAGGACTACTACATTGAAGCTCTGCAAGCTCAAATGAAGAAGACTGCCAATGAAAGTGCTGAAGAAGACGCCAAGCTGAAACATACCATTAGTGAACTACGTCTCGAACTCGGGGATCTGCAAGAGAAGCAAAGGGACCTTGAGGATGGCTTAGCTGCGCAACAGAGGTCCAATGAGGAGCTTTCTGAGACTAAGGTCGGACTTGAGGGAAAAATTGATCAGCTTGATGAAAGTATTAAGGAGTCAAAAGAAGCCCATGAGAAAGATTTGGAGACTCTAAGGGAGGAACATGAGAAGGCTCTCGTGGCACAGAAGGAGGAGCTTACTGAATTATTTGAGGAGATCAAGGCTGAGGATGAGAAAACGGCAGCCGAGACTCTGGAGACTCGTGAGCGCGAACTTCGCAGTGAACACGAAGCTAGTCAAAACGAATGGGAGAAAGTGAAGGCCCAATTGCAGGAATCTTTCGAAGCCCAGTGCACAGAGTTAGAGGCCATCAAGACAGAAGTGGCATCCCAGATCACTGCTTTGGAATCCAAGGAGACCGAGTTGCAAGCCCGACTCACTGAACTCACATCCACTCGTGAGGAACTAGCAGCTAAGCTAACAGAGCTGGAAGAAACTCAACAGAAGAACACCCGGGAAACGGAAAAACTTCGCCAAGGCCATGCTGGTGAATTGGACTCCTTGCGACAATCTTCCGACGAACAACTCGCTGCTGCTGTCAAAGAGTTGGCCGACAAGATCGCATCTCTGGAGGCCCACTTCAATGAGAAAGAGCAGCATTGGACCACAGAGCGCGCTGCCCTGGAGGAGCAACTCTCGGAGAAAAGTGGCGAGCTTTCCAGTGCTGAGCGAGAGAAGGAAAGGTTGGAAGGAGACAATATCCTCAAGGAGAAGCACCTTCAACGCGCGGTGGATGGGATGCGAATGACCATCGATAACTTGGGATCGGACTGTGACAGGCTGAGAAAGACACTTTCCAGCCTGGGAGAGGCCACTGACCTCAGAAGCACCAAGGGCGATCAATTCTT CTTTGACTGCTTTACAGAGCTCTCGCAGCTCATTCAAAATATATCCAAAGAGCACTTCGGATATCTCCCCATCGATCCCCCAAAAGACATCCTGTCCAAGATTCCATCCGAACTCCCACCTTTCCTTGACAACACCCCAACCTCTCGTGAACTCCGATGTGCCTATATCCAGCATATCATCTCCAAAACCCTAACCTTCCGCGTCTTCCAGCCTTTCCTCTTCACCCTGGGCCGGCGGTACGACAAAGCCGACACCTTCTTCCAGATGCTATCCATGGACATCCGACGCAAGTCCGTCCGGCGCGAGGCATTCTGGCGTCAACAGACGCTAAAAGCGGCCTACACAACCTCAGACGCAAAGCAGTCAATTAATGTCGCAGCAGCAGTCATCGTAGACGAAATCATTGACCACATAAAACACTTCGCCGATCCTAAGCACCTCGACTCCCTCCTGGTCGGCGTCCGGAAGATCGTCAAGCTCGCCGCCGAGACATGGAGACATGCACGTGTCGAACGCGAGCTCGTACTCGCTAATTTCCCCGCCCCGGATGCAGAGAGCATCTCGAATGAGGACTGGCTGGAGTACGCCGCCAACAAGGATCAGAAACACACCCCGTCAAACGAGCCCACTCGCCACGTCGTGCTGCGCACCTTCCCGCGTATTACACGCGAGGCTGCTCACGAGGATTTTGCTAGCGATGAAGAGAAAGCTACCCCGTGCGTTTATTCGCAGGGTATTGTGCTGTACTCTGATTCGCCGGTCATCATGGGTCAGCTTCAGGAGCTTGGGAAGAAGTCTAATGATTCGCTGATCACTGATTCGCCTCTTAAGACGCCCTCGGGTGCTAAGGGTATTGAGAAGTTGGCGCCGATTGACGTTTCCTCTCCGAAGGTTATGACAGTTCGGTCGGCTCCTACCAGTCCAGGTACCAAGGGTCAATTTGTGAGGGTGTGA
- a CDS encoding Acyltransferase, putative: MPSPKSAIADDHSAPDLEIVNSNLTIHPSGFTGGPEPQDEQITERNLVRHMARFRENPLDFLREVSLYMSGTGWRAYDEPIGQPIFYSGFTDRMKTSILGSLLLQKKITELANRRLTVEEKDGLLAIKEGLTLDEKRARRRTEIEDNLREVVDTIMENMICKMESKTFIRGAYYMCTQLLTRAYHQGIHVSSEEVLRLRSVAEIASKKKQSIVFLPCHKSHVDYVSLQLICYRLGISLPVVVAGDNLNIPLLGAFLQHAGAMWIRRSFGNDPLYNTVVQAYIDTLLQQGFNFQCFIEGGRSRTGKLLSPKFGILSFIMDSVLSGRVDDLIICPVSTQYDKVIETESYISELLGQPKAKENLADFISSSSVLSLKLGRVDVRFHEPWSLRDFIGQQLTRLDRPSTDINNKLSYTDRGRILRTFGYRVLSDINDVSVMMPTALVGTVLLTLRGRGVGKAELVRRLDWLCERVRAKGGRVAHFYRSPTETVVDRALEVLGPKLVGVISGLVEPTYYAVDRFQLSFYRNMLIHLFITEALVSVAMYTKIKQGGGPTNQRITYSDLKKQVSFLSQLFRGEFIFPPEGLAHNFDKTLRGLEKDDVIKITRDESTTPIYVELSESERLCGRENYDFYCFLIWPFIEASWLGSVSLLGLTPLLDGPKEVWIDSKKAQDSAQVLGKTLYHQGDLSYFEAVNKETLKNSYQRFEEEGIILVAKNREPRTGPSLRLAPEWAPQRDESTGNVLAGGRLWDFVELIAQSRREGKNRRDGATVSTRVLTMSDIVGRKLFQNAAAPVPVDVSSRQMRRNAIGTEAKL, translated from the exons ATGCCGTCTCCCAAGTCGGCCATTGCCGATGACCACTCTGCGCCAGATCTGGAAATCGTAAACTCAAACTTGACAATCCATCCGTCAGGCTTCACTGGAGGTCCGGAGCCCCAAGATGAACAAATCACTGAACGCAATCTTGTTCGCCACATGGCGCGATTTCGCGAGAACCCCTTGGACTTTCTCCGGGAAGTGAGCCTGTACATGTCCGGTACAGGCTGGCGTGCATATGACGAACCAATCGGTCAACCGATTTTCTATTCTGGCTTCACGGACAGAATGAAGACTTCTATTTTGGGCAGCCTGCTCCTCCAAAAAAAGATCACTGAATTGGCCAATCGTCGACTGACAGTTGAAGAGAAGGACGGATTGCTGGCAATCAAGGAAGGTTTGACATTGGACGAAAAACGGGCCCGTCGCCGCActgaaattgaagataaTCTCCGGGAAGTTGTGGACACAATAATGGAAAACATGATTTGCAAGATGGAAAGCAAAACATTTATTCGGGGTGCTTATTATATGTGCACACAGCTCTTGACTCGCGCTTACCATCAAG GCATTCATGTATCCAGCGAAGAAGTCTTGCGTTTAAGATCTGTAGCCGAAATCGcctccaagaagaagcagtcGATTGTTTTCTTACCTTGTCACAAGTCCCATGTGGATTACGTCTCACTGCAACTTATCTGTTACCGTCTCGGCATTTCTCTGCCGGTCGTCGTCGCGGGTGATAATCTGAACATCCCGTTGCTGGGTGCTTTCTTACAACACGCCG GAGCTATGTGGATTCGCCGCAGCTTTGGAAATGATCCTTTGTACAACACTGTCGTGCAAGCTTATATCGATACCCTCCTCCAACAAGGCTTCAACTTCCAGTGCTTCATTGAAGGAGGTCGCTCCAGAACTGGAAAACTGCTTTCACCCAAGTTCGGAATCTTGAGTTTCATTATGGACAGTGTATTATCAGGCCGTGTTGACGATCTAATCATATGTCCCGTCAGCACTCAATACGACAAGGTCATTGAAACTGA GTCATACATCAGCGAGCTTCTTGGTCAACCGAAGGCAAAGGAGAACTTAGCTGATTTCATTTCTTCGTCTTCGGTTTTGTCCCTGAAGCTAGGCCGAGTTGATGTTCGTTTCCACGAGCCATGGAGTCTTCGAGACTTCATTGGCCAGCAGCTTACGCGACTAGATCGCCCCAGCACCGACATCAATAACAAACTTAGCTATACTGATCGAGGCCGCATTCTAAGAACATTTGGTTACCGAGTTCTGTCCGACATCAACGACGTGTCTGTGATGATGCCAACAGCCCTTGTGGGAACCGTGCTCTTGACCTTACGTGGCCGCGGTGTTGGAAAAGCTGAATTGGTACGCAGATTGGACTGGCTCTGCGAGCGGGTGCGAGCCAAAGGTGGCAGGGTCGCACACTTTTATCGCTCGCCAACGGAGACGGTCGTTGACCGTGCGCTAGAAGTCTTAGGGCCAAAACTAGTTGGTGTGATTTCCGGTCTAGTCGAGCCAACATACTATGCGGTGGATCGTTTCCAACTTTCTTTTTACCGCAATATGCTCATCCACCTTTTCATCACTGAAGCGCTGGTTTCTGTGGCTATGTACACAAAGATCAAGCAAGGTGGCGGGCCCACTAATCAAAGAATCACCTACTCGGATTTGAAGAAACAGGTCTCGTTCCTGTCGCAGCTTTTCCGCGGTGAATTTATTTTCCCGCCCGAGGGCTTAGCTCACAACTTCGACAAAACTTTGCGTGGGCTAGAGAAGGATGATGTGATCAAAATCACTCGTGATGAATCGACCACACCGATTTACGTTGAATTGAGTGAGTCTGAGCGATTATGTGGTCGTGAGAACTATGACTTCTACTGCTTCCTGATCTGGCCTTTTATCGAGGCGTCTTGGCTTGGCTCAGTGTCCCTTCTTGGGCTAACGCCACTTCTCGATGGTCCGAAGGAAGTTTGGATCGATTCTAAGAAAGCACAAGATAGTGCTCAGGTC CTTGGCAAAACCCTCTACCACCAAGGTGACCTCTCCTACTTCGAGGCCGTCAACAAAGAGACCCTCAAGAACTCTTATCAGCGATTTGAAGAGGAGGGCATTATCTTGGTTGCGAAGAACAGAGAACCGCGTACCGGTCCGTCTCTCAGGCTGGCTCCTGAATGGGCACCCCAGCGTGATGAGAGTACTGGGAATGTTCTAGCCGGTGGCCGACTATGGGACTTTGTTGAATTGATTGCACAGTCCCGTCGCGAGGG CAAAAATCGCCGGGATGGTGCAACTGTGTCCACGCGCGTCCTTACCATGTCTGATATTGTTGGGCGGAAGTTGTTCCAAAATGCAGCAGCTCCAGTGCCTGTCGATGTATCGTCACGACAGATGCGCCGGAATGCAATCGGAACCGAGGCAAAGCTCTAG